From a single Streptomyces rubradiris genomic region:
- a CDS encoding EF-hand domain-containing protein: protein MADIEEARKQFQRMDADGDGFITAAEFKSALAQEGDWNVTETVAEAIIKSRDLDGDKVLSFDEFWAYLNK, encoded by the coding sequence GTGGCGGACATCGAGGAAGCACGCAAGCAGTTCCAGCGGATGGACGCGGACGGTGACGGTTTCATAACCGCCGCGGAGTTCAAGTCCGCCCTGGCACAGGAGGGCGACTGGAACGTCACCGAGACGGTCGCGGAGGCCATCATCAAGTCCCGTGACCTCGACGGCGACAAGGTCCTGTCGTTCGACGAGTTCTGGGCCTACCTGAACAAGTGA